GCAGTCGTCGTGGTGTGGCGGCGACTCGACTGGCGGACGCCTTCGGAACCTGTCGTTCGAACATTGAGACACCTCTGGTTGTGGGCGGCCTATCGGCCGCCACGTCCAGGAGTTGCGTCTCCGCGTGAGAATTCTCGATGCTCGACGTGACCCCGCGAGATCGCAGGTCGGCGCCGCTGGAGCCCGAGTGGGCGCGGAGCCGGGCGCGGGCGCGGGCGCGGGCGCGGCGCGGGAGCGGAGCCGGAACCGGAACCGGAACCGGAACCGGGCCGGCACCAGGGCCGAAACCGGAACCAGCGTCGGAACCGGAGCCTGGGCGGCGCGCCGGCCGCGGAGGCAGCGGCCAGCACAGCGGCGATCACCGCCTGGCGGCCATCGCCATCGCGCGCCGCATCGCAAGGCGCGCCGCGACGCACCCAGGCGCCACAACGGCGGCGCCGCTGGGCCGACCGGCGGCCCAGGCTAAGAGAGGCTTGCCGCGAGCGCTCGAGCTACCGCGACCGCGGGGCGGTCACAGGCTGGGAGCAGCGCGCGGGCAGGGCGAGGCTCAGGCCTTGCCGTCGTTCTGAGCGCCTGCACTCGGTGCGGACCTGCTGGGCGAAGTTCTTCAGGTCCTGCATGGCGCCGCGGACGCGGGTGCCGGCGGCCTTGTTGCCGTCGTTGTAGAACTTGATGAAGTCCGCCTCCATGGCCGCGACGAGGGCCTTGAGCTCGCTGCGTAGCGGGCCGAGCCGGGGTCTTGGGGGCAGCGGTCTCGGTCTGGTCGGTTTCCATGGGTCGCACCCTGCCCCACCTCAGACCGCGGGCGTCGGCAAGGCCCCCAGCGCAGGAGCGCGGCCGGGAGATCACCCCGCCACCGGAACGCCCCGGGCACGGAGTTGCGGCCGAGATCACCGCCACCGGCAAGTCCCCGGCACGGCGGCCGCGACCGAGCTTCACCGCCGGCGGCGGCAGACCGAACGCCACGAGGCGAGCCCGACCAGCGACGTCGCCGCGCCGCCGCCGCCGCCGGTGCTGCAGCAGCCGCCGCTGTCGTCGGACGGCCAGCACACCCCGCCGCCGCCGCGGCGTCTCGCGGCAGCGTCGAAGCCCGAGGGCACGCGTCGTCGGCGCCGGCGGTGCACCGCGAGCACGCACAGCGACTGATCGCCCGACGCCGCGCACACGCCCGACTGGCAGTCGGTGCCGTCGGCGCACTCGCTGCCGACGCCGCCGGGCGCGAACGGCGCGACGATGACGCCTCTGGAAGCACTCGTGGCCGTCGGGGCAGGGTGAGCGGCGTCGCAGCCGCAGTCGGGATCGGCCGGCAGCGCGCCCTGGCCGCACGCGGCGCCGCAGGTGCCGTCGGCGGCGCACTGCAGCTCGGGCACGTGCTCGTACAGGAACGCGGTCTCGGCGGCGATGCGGGTGTCGGCGCCGAGCTGCGCGCACTGCTGATCGGCGAACGACGCGATGCCGACCTGGGCCAGCTCAGGCTCGATCATCGCGAACGACGGGCCGCCCGAGTCGCCCTCGCACTTGCCGCGGCCGTTGGTCTGCGACCAGCAGATCAGCGACGCGTCGGACAGCCCGACGAACGAGCACGAGACCGAGGTTCGATCGACCAGGCGCAGGACGCCGGCGGTTGACGGGTTGGTGCGGCTGGTGGCGCCGAAGCCGACGAGCTGCAGCTCGGTGCCGGGAGCGGGACCTTGGCGGCGTCGAGGATGATCGGCACCGCGCGGCGCGGTCGGTCACCGGCGTCGCCAGGCGGATGAGCCCCGATGTCGTGGGTGCCGAGCGCGTTCACGTTGAACAGCGGGTGCTTGATGATCCTCGGTGGCGGGCACGACGATGCCGGCCGAGGTGAAGATGTTGACGGTGTCGAAGTGGACCCGGAGGCTGGCGGTGATCTGCGCCTGGCTCTGACCGAGGACCGCGGGGTCGATGCAGTGGGCCGCGGTCAGCACCCAGTCCTGGTTGAGCAGCGTGCCGGTGCACAGGCCGCCGCCGAGCCTCGAGCGCGACGGTGGTCGGGAACTGTCCGACGGTGGTGGCGGTGGTCCGCCGACGATCGGCGCCTGGAGCGGGCCGGCGACGGCGGGCGCGGGCGAGGAGGCTTTCCGGCCAGGACCAGTCCGAGAGTACGCATGGCCGCAGCTCCTGAGCCGGGCCCGATCCGGATGCCTGCGCGCTAACCAGCGATGGCACCCGTGCGGCCCCCCCGCCTCGCGCGGCGGCGTGGCGCACGCGGGGACCCCATCGACGAGGGCGCGCGCGTGGCGGCCCGCCCGCCTCGTGCGGCGGCGTGGCGCGCGCGGGGACCCCGTCGACGAGGGCGCGCGCGTGGCGGCCGCCCGTGGCAGCATCGGGCCATGGCGATCGACGAGCTGTGGACGACCTGGTTCGGCGCGAACGCCGACGACGCCGGCGCGGCGGCCCCGCGGTGGTGGCGCGGTGGTGGCGCAAGGACCCGGCGTTCGACGCCGCGCTGACGCCAGTTCGCGCCGCTGCACTGCGCGGTCGTCGACGGCGCCCACGAGGCCTGGCGCGCGACGGCGCGCGGCGCGGTGGCGCACGTCGTCGTGCTCGATCAGCTGAGCCGGCACATGTTCCGCGGCACGCCGGCGATGTACGCCAGCGACGCGCAGGCCCTGGCCGCCGCCAAGGACGCGGTGGCGCGCGGGTACGACGCGCGCCGTGCCGGCGGCGGGCGCGCGACTTGCTGTACCTGCCGTACATGCACAGCGAGGCGTTGACCGACCAGGACGCGTGCGTGGCGCTGTTCGCCGACGTCGCCGGCGCAGCCGAGGCGGTCGACTTCGCCGAGCGTCACCGGGCGATCATCCGGCGCTTCGGCCGCTTCCCGCACCGCAACCAGATCCCTGGGCCGAGCCTCGACCGCTGACGAGCAGGCGTTCCTGCTCGAGCCCGGCTCGTCGTTCGACGCGCAGCGCCGGATCTACGCGCGGGGAGGCGCGCGTCGCGCGGCGCGCGTCGCGGAAATGTCTCGCAGCGAGGCTCGTCGGGCTTGCCGCCCGAAGGCGCCGCCCCGTCCGGCGGGCCTCGGAGGCCCTGCACCTGCCTGGCCCGGCGACGCCCCGCCCCGACCGCTCAGCGCGTGATCCGACCTCGCCAGCGCTGCGCACGTCGTCGACCGCGGCCTTGACGACGGCCGAGCAGCGCTGCGC
The window above is part of the Myxococcales bacterium genome. Proteins encoded here:
- a CDS encoding histone H1 encodes the protein MEADFIKFYNDGNKAAGTRVRGAMQDLKNFAQQVRTECRRSERRQGLSLALPARCSQPVTAPRSR
- a CDS encoding trypsin-like serine protease gives rise to the protein MQLVGFGATSRTNPSTAGVLRLVDRTSVSCSFVGLSDASLICWSQTNGRGKCEGDSGGPSFAMIEPELAQVGIASFADQQCAQLGADTRIAAETAFLYEHVPELQCAADGTCGAACGQGALPADPDCGCDAAHPAPTATSASRGVIVAPFAPGGVGSECADGTDCQSGVCAASGDQSLCVLAVHRRRRRRVPSGFDAAARRRGGGGVCWPSDDSGGCCSTGGGGGAATSLVGLASWRSVCRRRR